A part of Pararoseomonas sp. SCSIO 73927 genomic DNA contains:
- a CDS encoding nicotinate-nucleotide adenylyltransferase, whose amino-acid sequence MPPPVPPAGRERAPSPRPAPSHREPGRYGDGRRARIGLLGGSFNPAHAGHRHVAEMALHVLRLDEVWLLVSPGNPLKPRAGMAPFEERLDSARRVADGRRVIAVDIEARLGLRETERTLSRLRRLFPRASFVWIMGADNMVQLPRWRRWRKLARGTPMAVLPRPGYTRRALHGAAAGALRRHRSPCGALMAETSRQFHGRAPSRRSGGHAPWCLVPAREHPASATAIRALRARATTATSGPSDENAPPPLAAPDGTN is encoded by the coding sequence ATGCCGCCCCCTGTTCCGCCGGCTGGCCGCGAGAGGGCGCCCTCGCCCCGCCCTGCCCCTTCACACCGCGAGCCCGGCCGCTACGGCGACGGGCGGCGGGCGCGGATCGGGCTGCTCGGCGGCTCCTTCAACCCCGCCCATGCCGGCCACCGCCACGTGGCGGAGATGGCGCTGCACGTGCTGCGGCTGGACGAGGTCTGGCTGCTCGTCTCCCCGGGCAACCCGCTGAAGCCGCGCGCGGGCATGGCGCCCTTCGAGGAGCGGCTCGATTCGGCCCGCCGCGTCGCGGATGGCCGCCGCGTGATCGCCGTGGACATCGAGGCGCGGTTGGGGCTGCGGGAGACGGAGCGCACCCTCTCCCGCCTGCGCCGCCTGTTCCCGCGCGCCAGCTTCGTCTGGATCATGGGGGCCGACAACATGGTGCAGCTGCCGCGATGGCGGCGCTGGCGAAAGCTGGCGCGCGGCACGCCGATGGCCGTGCTGCCGCGCCCGGGCTACACACGGCGGGCCCTGCACGGCGCCGCGGCGGGGGCGCTGCGCCGTCACCGCAGCCCCTGCGGTGCGCTGATGGCGGAGACGTCGCGCCAATTCCATGGGCGCGCGCCGTCACGCCGTTCAGGCGGGCACGCGCCGTGGTGCCTCGTGCCCGCGCGGGAGCACCCGGCGAGCGCGACGGCGATACGGGCCTTGCGGGCCCGCGCAACCACAGCCACTTCCGGCCCTTCTGATGAGAACGCCCCGCCGCCCCTCGCGGCGCCGGACGGGACGAACTGA
- a CDS encoding 23S rRNA (pseudouridine(1915)-N(3))-methyltransferase RlmH produces the protein MKPPLLLAVGRARGGPEAALFEHYNARLRPALHLRELAEAKGTPAEIRRREGALLLAAIPAEALAVALDLGGEMPDSARLAALTAGWAESGRQLALVIGGAEGLDEAVLARADHRLSLGPLTWPHMLVRGLLAEALFRSQCIRTNHPYHRAWRPG, from the coding sequence CTGAAGCCGCCCCTTCTTCTCGCCGTCGGTCGCGCCCGCGGCGGGCCGGAGGCGGCGCTGTTCGAGCACTACAACGCCCGCCTCCGCCCGGCCCTGCACCTGCGGGAACTGGCGGAGGCGAAGGGCACCCCCGCCGAGATCCGGCGGCGGGAGGGCGCGCTTCTCCTCGCCGCCATCCCGGCGGAGGCGCTGGCCGTGGCGCTCGACCTCGGCGGCGAGATGCCGGACAGCGCGCGGCTGGCGGCCCTGACGGCGGGCTGGGCGGAATCCGGACGCCAGCTCGCCCTCGTCATCGGCGGGGCTGAAGGGCTGGACGAGGCGGTGCTGGCCCGCGCCGACCACCGCCTCTCCCTCGGCCCGCTCACCTGGCCGCACATGCTGGTGCGCGGGCTGCTGGCCGAGGCGTTGTTCCGGTCGCAGTGCATCCGCACGAACCACCCTTACCACCGCGCCTGGCGGCCGGGCTAA
- a CDS encoding NnrU family protein: MIALVVAAMIWIGLHVGIAGTRARAAWAARLGEGGFRATFSLASALAITLLVLAWRSARTAPLWAVPRPLGWVLVAAMLPAFILFAGSLMARNPTAVGQGGALSAEPRGVLRITRHPMLWSFAIWAAVHILGNGDLSSLVFFGAFLATAALGMPSLDAKVAARDPQGWAGFAARTSVLPFGAVLGARNHLAWREVALPALVGLLAWAAMLHLHPAIFGVSPLPD, translated from the coding sequence ATGATCGCACTCGTCGTCGCAGCGATGATCTGGATCGGGCTCCACGTCGGCATTGCCGGCACGCGGGCGCGGGCGGCCTGGGCGGCGCGGCTGGGCGAGGGCGGGTTCCGGGCCACCTTCTCCCTCGCCTCCGCCCTCGCGATCACCCTTCTGGTGCTGGCCTGGCGCAGCGCGCGCACGGCGCCGCTCTGGGCCGTGCCGCGCCCCCTCGGCTGGGTGCTGGTGGCGGCGATGCTCCCCGCCTTCATCCTCTTCGCCGGCAGCCTCATGGCGCGGAACCCGACCGCGGTGGGCCAGGGCGGGGCGCTGTCGGCGGAGCCGCGGGGCGTGCTGCGGATCACGCGGCACCCGATGCTCTGGTCCTTCGCCATCTGGGCGGCGGTCCACATCCTCGGCAATGGCGACCTCTCCTCCCTCGTCTTCTTCGGTGCCTTCCTGGCCACGGCCGCGCTCGGCATGCCCTCGCTGGACGCCAAGGTGGCGGCGCGGGACCCGCAGGGCTGGGCCGGCTTCGCGGCCCGCACCTCGGTCCTGCCCTTCGGCGCCGTGCTGGGCGCGCGGAACCATCTGGCCTGGCGGGAGGTGGCCTTGCCGGCCCTGGTGGGGCTGCTGGCCTGGGCGGCGATGCTGCACCTCCACCCCGCCATCTTCGGCGTCTCGCCCCTGCCGGACTGA
- a CDS encoding class I SAM-dependent methyltransferase produces the protein MTRTTPDTDAVAPHPVLAHRYGRAEEREGFVRSLFDETAPHYDRIDRVFSLGTGPGYRRRALREAGLRPGMRVLDVAVGTGLVARQAVAITGDPALVTGLDPSEGMLAEARKSLPGVTLVQGRAERIPLPDGSMDFLSMGYALRHVADLGAAFAEYRRVLRPGGTVLLLEIGRPESRLARMVERFYMGAVIPALCRIAAPRHRSGELMRYYWETIEACVPAETILGALGAAGFRDAACATELEVFRAYTARA, from the coding sequence ATGACCCGGACCACGCCGGACACCGACGCCGTGGCCCCCCACCCCGTCCTCGCCCACCGCTACGGCCGGGCGGAGGAGCGGGAGGGCTTCGTCCGCAGCCTCTTCGACGAGACGGCGCCGCATTACGACCGGATCGACCGCGTCTTCTCTCTCGGCACCGGGCCGGGCTACCGCCGCCGCGCGCTGCGGGAGGCGGGGCTGCGGCCGGGGATGCGGGTGCTGGACGTGGCCGTAGGCACCGGGCTCGTCGCGCGGCAGGCCGTGGCGATCACCGGCGACCCCGCCCTCGTCACCGGGCTGGACCCGAGCGAGGGGATGCTGGCGGAGGCGCGGAAGAGCCTGCCCGGCGTCACCCTCGTCCAGGGGCGGGCGGAGCGGATCCCTCTGCCGGACGGCAGCATGGACTTCCTCTCCATGGGCTACGCGCTGCGCCACGTGGCCGATCTCGGCGCGGCCTTCGCGGAGTACCGGCGCGTGCTGCGCCCGGGCGGCACGGTGCTGCTGCTGGAGATCGGGCGGCCGGAGAGCCGACTCGCCCGGATGGTGGAGCGCTTCTACATGGGCGCGGTGATCCCCGCCCTCTGCCGCATCGCCGCGCCCCGGCACCGCTCCGGCGAGCTGATGCGCTACTACTGGGAGACGATCGAGGCCTGCGTGCCGGCGGAGACCATCCTCGGCGCGCTGGGCGCGGCCGGGTTCCGCGACGCGGCCTGCGCGACGGAGTTGGAGGTCTTCCGGGCCTACACCGCCCGGGCCTGA
- a CDS encoding acyltransferase produces the protein MPARMPQLVSVQYLRALAALMVVLYHARLQTDRLGLPLAGTDWLAGGVDVFFVISGLIMWVTTSLQPVRPAAFLWRRAVRVVPLYWVLTAMLVAVSLVAPSLLRTARFDPAHTLASFLFLPWPHPAMGLPLPVLIPGWTLNYEMAFYLLFGLALLLPARARFWAVGAALALPVALAQLLPRPGLGLAFYGSTVVLEFWLGMALGRLLLAGRMPGPGASAALLALGFALLPLGWTLSEPLSRGLALGPPAALVVLGALGLEAAGRVPSRRGPLLLGDASYALYLCHGTVLAALAEAWRRLPMPGGMGGTLLFLLVAAGACIAAGLVLYWLVEMPLRRAMRGRAVRAAPVQARAV, from the coding sequence ATGCCCGCCCGCATGCCCCAGCTCGTCTCCGTCCAGTACCTGCGGGCGCTCGCCGCGCTGATGGTGGTGCTCTACCACGCCCGGCTGCAGACGGACCGGCTCGGGCTCCCCCTGGCGGGCACGGACTGGCTCGCGGGCGGGGTGGACGTGTTCTTCGTCATCAGCGGGCTCATCATGTGGGTGACGACGAGCCTGCAGCCCGTGAGGCCCGCCGCCTTCCTGTGGCGCCGGGCCGTGCGGGTGGTGCCGCTCTACTGGGTCCTCACCGCGATGCTCGTGGCCGTCTCCCTCGTCGCGCCCAGCCTTCTCCGCACGGCGCGCTTCGACCCGGCGCACACGCTGGCCTCCTTCCTGTTCCTGCCCTGGCCGCACCCTGCCATGGGGCTGCCCCTGCCGGTCCTCATCCCCGGCTGGACCCTGAACTACGAGATGGCCTTCTACCTTCTCTTCGGCCTGGCCCTGCTGCTGCCCGCGCGGGCGCGGTTCTGGGCGGTGGGGGCGGCGCTGGCCCTGCCCGTGGCCCTGGCGCAGCTCCTGCCCCGGCCTGGCCTCGGGCTCGCCTTCTACGGCTCCACCGTGGTGCTGGAGTTCTGGCTGGGCATGGCGCTCGGGCGGCTGCTGCTCGCCGGGCGGATGCCGGGGCCGGGCGCCTCCGCCGCGCTGCTGGCGCTGGGCTTCGCCCTGCTTCCCCTGGGCTGGACGCTGTCGGAGCCCCTCTCCCGCGGGCTCGCCCTCGGCCCCCCCGCCGCGCTGGTCGTGCTCGGCGCCCTGGGGCTGGAGGCGGCGGGGCGGGTGCCCTCACGGCGGGGGCCCCTGCTGCTCGGCGACGCCTCCTACGCCCTCTATCTCTGCCACGGCACCGTGCTGGCAGCGCTGGCGGAGGCCTGGCGGCGCCTGCCCATGCCGGGCGGGATGGGGGGCACGCTGCTCTTCCTTCTCGTCGCGGCCGGCGCCTGCATCGCGGCGGGGCTGGTGCTCTACTGGCTGGTGGAGATGCCGCTGCGGCGGGCGATGCGGGGCCGGGCCGTGCGGGCCGCCCCCGTTCAGGCCCGGGCGGTGTAG
- the gpmI gene encoding 2,3-bisphosphoglycerate-independent phosphoglycerate mutase, whose product MARPKPVMLVILDGWGWREERADNAVLLADTPTFDGLWSSCPRAFLRTCGPDVGLPEGQMGNSEVGHLNIGAGRVVMQDLPRIGAAVADGSLAALPPLVALGAKLKATGGTLHLLGLLSPGGVHAHQDHALAIARIVAAQGIPVAVHAWTDGRDTAPQGAETTLPAFEMALPDGARIVTVTGRYFAMDRDNRWERVSQAWRAMVLAEGASAPTALEAVRAAHAAGKTDEFVPATVLPGYAGMKDGDALVCFNFRADRVRQILAALLDPAFGGFDRPRAPAFCAAIGMTEYSEALNPFLDTLFPPQSMADLLGPTVSMAGLRQLRMAETEKYPHVTYFLNGGEETPSPGEDRVMVASPKVATYDLQPEMSEPELAEKAEAAIRSGDYDMIILNFANADMVGHTGRLEAAIKACEAADAGLGRIAGAIRDAGGALLVTADHGNAEMMRDPVTGGPHTAHTLNPVPVLLMGGPAGISLHDGRLADLAPTMLALLGLPQPQAMTGRSLINTPPRATTTG is encoded by the coding sequence ATGGCCCGTCCGAAGCCCGTCATGCTCGTCATCCTCGATGGCTGGGGCTGGCGGGAGGAGCGGGCGGACAATGCCGTGCTCCTGGCGGATACACCGACCTTCGACGGCCTCTGGTCCTCCTGCCCGCGCGCCTTCCTGCGCACCTGCGGCCCCGATGTGGGCCTGCCGGAGGGGCAAATGGGCAATTCCGAGGTGGGGCACCTGAACATCGGCGCCGGGCGGGTGGTGATGCAGGACCTGCCGCGCATCGGCGCCGCCGTCGCGGACGGCTCCCTCGCCGCCCTACCGCCGCTCGTGGCCCTGGGGGCGAAGCTGAAGGCCACGGGCGGCACGCTGCACCTCCTCGGCCTGCTCTCCCCCGGCGGCGTGCACGCGCACCAGGACCACGCGCTGGCAATCGCGCGGATCGTGGCGGCGCAGGGCATCCCCGTGGCCGTCCATGCCTGGACCGATGGCCGGGACACCGCGCCCCAGGGGGCCGAGACCACCCTGCCCGCCTTCGAGATGGCCCTGCCGGACGGGGCGCGCATTGTCACCGTCACCGGGCGCTACTTCGCGATGGACCGCGACAACCGCTGGGAGCGTGTCTCCCAGGCCTGGCGGGCCATGGTGCTCGCCGAGGGGGCGAGCGCCCCGACGGCGCTGGAGGCGGTGCGGGCCGCCCATGCCGCGGGCAAGACGGACGAGTTCGTCCCGGCCACGGTCCTGCCGGGCTATGCGGGCATGAAGGACGGGGACGCGCTGGTCTGCTTCAACTTCCGCGCGGACCGGGTGCGCCAGATCCTTGCCGCGCTGCTGGACCCGGCCTTCGGCGGCTTCGACCGGCCGCGCGCGCCGGCGTTCTGCGCCGCCATCGGGATGACGGAGTATTCCGAGGCGTTGAATCCCTTCCTGGACACGCTCTTCCCGCCTCAATCCATGGCTGACCTGCTCGGCCCGACGGTGTCGATGGCGGGACTGAGACAGCTCCGCATGGCGGAGACGGAGAAGTACCCGCACGTCACCTACTTCCTGAACGGCGGGGAGGAGACGCCCTCGCCCGGCGAGGACCGGGTGATGGTCGCCTCGCCGAAGGTCGCGACCTACGACCTGCAGCCGGAGATGTCGGAGCCGGAGCTGGCGGAGAAGGCGGAGGCCGCGATCCGCTCCGGCGACTACGACATGATCATCCTCAACTTCGCCAACGCCGACATGGTCGGGCACACCGGCAGGCTGGAGGCCGCCATCAAGGCCTGCGAGGCGGCGGATGCCGGGCTGGGCCGGATCGCCGGGGCCATCCGGGATGCCGGCGGCGCGCTGCTGGTCACGGCGGACCACGGCAACGCGGAGATGATGCGGGATCCCGTCACGGGCGGCCCGCACACGGCGCACACGCTGAATCCCGTGCCCGTGCTGCTGATGGGGGGCCCTGCGGGCATCTCGCTGCATGACGGCCGGCTGGCGGATCTGGCGCCCACGATGCTGGCGCTGCTCGGCCTGCCCCAGCCGCAGGCCATGACCGGACGGAGCCTGATCAACACCCCGCCCCGGGCGACGACGACCGGGTGA
- a CDS encoding peptidoglycan DD-metalloendopeptidase family protein produces MSPGGARAPFPQARRGGTLRLALLLGLIPSLVLAQPSRRALEEVERGARTARDEAAAIARDARTAEAAERALSARRAEAGRRAVAAEEAVAEAEGRLEAAAAAREAAEADLTRRAEALAPLIPAMRRLGLWPAETLLVIPAPPEEALRGALVLRGVAARLAREAAEYRAAKEEADRKTVVLEAERARLVAARAAAREAAEAVEAALAEARARREVARDAEDTATRRAADAAAGARDLRGAVERLEREARAREARERAEAERRERAAEAREREAAGRRQEAETRARENEARQAAREEQEARESAEAARERLREAAAPPRVSRGAPVAGSVQRAFGQGGANGQTWSAPAGARVVSPCGGRVVFSGPFRSYGRMLIVDCGGGYHFVLAGLDRLDAEPGQRVLAGEAVGTLGNAGVSGGGRATLYLELRRSGQPVDPAGWTSRG; encoded by the coding sequence GTGAGCCCGGGTGGCGCCCGCGCCCCCTTCCCACAGGCGCGGCGGGGCGGAACCCTCCGCCTCGCCCTGCTGCTCGGGCTGATCCCCTCCCTCGTCCTGGCGCAGCCCAGCCGTCGCGCCCTGGAGGAGGTGGAGCGCGGCGCCCGCACGGCGCGCGACGAGGCCGCCGCCATCGCCCGCGACGCCCGCACGGCGGAGGCGGCGGAGCGCGCCCTCTCCGCCCGCCGCGCTGAGGCGGGGCGGCGGGCCGTTGCCGCCGAGGAGGCCGTGGCCGAGGCGGAGGGGCGGCTGGAGGCCGCCGCCGCCGCCCGCGAGGCCGCCGAGGCCGACCTGACGCGGCGCGCCGAGGCGCTGGCGCCCCTGATCCCCGCCATGCGCCGCCTCGGCCTCTGGCCGGCCGAGACGCTGCTGGTGATCCCCGCCCCGCCGGAGGAGGCGCTGCGCGGCGCGCTGGTGCTGCGCGGGGTCGCCGCCCGCCTGGCGCGGGAGGCGGCGGAGTACCGCGCGGCGAAGGAGGAGGCGGACCGGAAGACGGTCGTGCTGGAGGCGGAGCGGGCCCGGCTGGTGGCCGCCCGCGCCGCGGCCAGGGAGGCGGCGGAGGCGGTGGAGGCGGCGCTGGCCGAGGCCCGCGCCCGGCGGGAGGTTGCACGGGACGCCGAGGACACCGCCACCCGCCGCGCCGCCGACGCCGCGGCCGGCGCCCGGGACCTGCGCGGCGCGGTGGAGCGGCTGGAGCGCGAGGCCCGCGCGCGGGAGGCGCGGGAGCGCGCCGAGGCGGAGCGGCGCGAGCGCGCGGCCGAGGCCCGCGAGCGCGAGGCGGCCGGGCGCCGCCAGGAGGCCGAGACCCGCGCGCGGGAGAACGAGGCGCGCCAGGCCGCGCGGGAGGAGCAGGAGGCGCGGGAGAGCGCCGAGGCCGCGCGGGAGCGGCTCCGCGAGGCCGCGGCGCCGCCCCGCGTCAGCCGCGGGGCGCCCGTGGCGGGGTCCGTCCAGCGGGCCTTCGGCCAGGGCGGGGCCAATGGCCAGACCTGGTCCGCCCCCGCCGGGGCGCGGGTGGTCAGCCCCTGCGGCGGGCGGGTGGTCTTCTCCGGCCCGTTCCGGTCCTACGGGCGGATGTTGATTGTGGATTGCGGCGGCGGATACCATTTCGTCCTGGCCGGTCTCGACCGGCTGGACGCGGAGCCCGGGCAGCGCGTTCTGGCCGGGGAGGCCGTGGGAACACTTGGTAACGCCGGGGTATCTGGCGGGGGCCGCGCGACGCTATACCTTGAACTGCGCCGCAGCGGGCAACCCGTGGACCCCGCGGGCTGGACTTCCAGGGGCTGA
- a CDS encoding S41 family peptidase, giving the protein MRVPAERSSTNSSAGGNAGEGNGAENGGRSRFRARTVAAVAAAFTAGAIAGPVVTAWAQEGSRAETYRLLNLFGDVFERVRAEYVEPVNDREVIENAINGMLQGLDPHSSYMNLRNFRDMQVQTRGEFGGLGIEVSQEAGYVKVISPIDDTPAARAGVKPGDLITHINEKTTQGLTLQEAVDQMRGERGTSIRLTIRREGTATPIEVSLTRDVIRPQVVRARLEQGDIAYIRLTSFNEQTEVGLRRALQSLRSQAGGNLKGVVLDLRNNPGGLLDQAIQVSDDFLDQGEIVSTRARRAEDAQRWNAKSGDITNGLPVVVLVNAGSASASEIVAGALQDHRRAIVMGVKSFGKGSVQTVMPLPGNGAIRLTTARYYTPSGRSIQATGIQPDIEVLAQREDAQQTRERDREADLNRALRNDNNPTPGTAQGASARPPAPLPPLNLPPATLSAVQRMPPEGAPAFDATKPETDHQLQQAIGLLHSIAANPPQRRASR; this is encoded by the coding sequence ATGCGAGTTCCTGCTGAGCGTTCCTCGACCAACAGCAGCGCGGGCGGAAACGCGGGCGAGGGCAACGGGGCCGAGAACGGCGGGAGGTCCCGCTTCCGCGCCCGCACCGTCGCGGCCGTGGCCGCCGCCTTCACCGCCGGCGCCATCGCCGGCCCCGTGGTGACGGCCTGGGCCCAGGAGGGATCGCGCGCCGAGACCTACCGGCTGCTGAACCTGTTCGGCGACGTGTTCGAGCGGGTGCGGGCCGAGTACGTGGAGCCCGTGAACGACCGCGAGGTGATCGAGAACGCGATCAACGGGATGCTGCAGGGGCTGGACCCGCACTCCTCCTACATGAACCTTCGCAACTTCCGCGACATGCAGGTGCAGACCCGCGGCGAGTTCGGTGGGCTGGGCATCGAGGTCTCGCAGGAGGCCGGCTACGTGAAGGTGATCTCCCCCATCGACGACACGCCGGCCGCCCGCGCCGGGGTGAAGCCCGGCGACCTGATCACCCACATCAACGAGAAGACGACCCAGGGCCTCACCCTCCAGGAGGCGGTGGACCAGATGCGGGGCGAGCGGGGCACGAGCATCCGCCTGACCATCCGGCGCGAGGGCACGGCCACCCCGATCGAGGTGAGCCTGACCCGCGACGTGATCCGCCCGCAGGTGGTGCGCGCGCGGCTGGAGCAGGGGGACATCGCCTATATCCGCCTGACCTCCTTCAACGAGCAGACCGAGGTGGGCCTGCGCCGGGCACTGCAGAGCCTCCGCTCCCAGGCCGGGGGCAACCTGAAGGGCGTCGTGCTGGACCTCAGGAACAACCCGGGGGGGCTGCTGGACCAGGCAATCCAGGTCTCCGACGACTTCCTGGACCAGGGCGAGATCGTCTCCACCCGTGCCCGCCGGGCGGAGGACGCGCAGCGCTGGAACGCCAAGTCCGGCGATATCACCAACGGCCTGCCCGTGGTGGTGCTGGTGAATGCCGGCTCCGCCTCCGCCTCCGAGATCGTGGCGGGCGCGCTGCAGGACCACCGGCGCGCGATCGTCATGGGCGTGAAGAGCTTCGGCAAGGGTTCCGTGCAGACCGTTATGCCGCTGCCGGGGAACGGCGCCATCCGCCTGACCACCGCGCGCTACTACACCCCCTCCGGCCGATCCATCCAGGCGACCGGCATCCAGCCCGACATCGAGGTGCTGGCCCAGCGCGAGGACGCGCAGCAGACCCGCGAGCGCGACCGCGAGGCGGACCTGAATCGCGCCTTGCGGAACGACAACAACCCGACGCCGGGCACGGCCCAGGGCGCCAGCGCCCGCCCGCCCGCGCCGCTGCCGCCGCTGAACCTGCCGCCGGCGACCCTTTCCGCCGTGCAGCGCATGCCGCCGGAGGGCGCGCCCGCCTTCGACGCGACGAAGCCGGAGACGGACCACCAGCTCCAGCAGGCCATCGGGCTGCTGCACAGCATCGCGGCCAACCCGCCGCAGCGCCGCGCCAGCCGCTGA
- a CDS encoding divergent polysaccharide deacetylase family protein, with amino-acid sequence MKALGVFWLLLLAALGAGALALHRAGPPEGGIPASLRREGGDPSAPPEVAGEPAPAAPAPASPEVPAAVGEAAPPAAVPEPRPPEPSSPEPRPPEAPPSAPEPPPLSAPAGRAEASTDRPIPPPDPNLQEPSPHGPLPRAGVDGRTSIRAYGRPYDRAEARPRIALVVGNLGLSAALSEEAIRRLPPEAALAFSPYAARPAPLLERARARGMEVLSALPLEPANYPVNDPGDRALLTTLPVAENADRLAWSLSRIAGQVGAVGALGPMRGERFAALPESLGGLQDVLRGRGLLYVDPRPGAPSPARAWGRSVDVVVDEPATRGEIDRRLAELERIARERGTALGLAGDVSPVLVDRVAAWAAGLAERGAVMAPLTALIRRPEDIPREPR; translated from the coding sequence ATGAAGGCCCTCGGCGTCTTCTGGCTGCTCCTTCTCGCCGCGCTCGGGGCCGGCGCTCTCGCCCTGCACCGGGCGGGGCCGCCCGAGGGCGGGATCCCCGCCTCCCTGCGCCGGGAGGGCGGCGATCCGTCCGCCCCGCCGGAGGTGGCCGGGGAGCCGGCTCCTGCCGCGCCGGCCCCCGCTTCGCCGGAGGTGCCCGCCGCCGTGGGCGAAGCCGCGCCACCTGCGGCGGTGCCAGAGCCTCGTCCGCCAGAGCCCAGCTCGCCGGAGCCCCGCCCACCGGAGGCGCCCCCAAGCGCGCCCGAGCCGCCGCCCCTGTCCGCCCCGGCCGGCCGGGCGGAGGCGTCCACCGATCGCCCCATCCCGCCGCCGGACCCGAATCTTCAGGAACCCTCCCCCCACGGCCCCCTGCCCCGCGCGGGGGTGGATGGGCGCACCTCCATCCGCGCCTATGGCCGCCCCTATGACCGCGCCGAGGCGCGCCCGCGCATCGCCCTGGTGGTCGGCAACCTCGGCCTCTCCGCCGCCCTCTCCGAGGAGGCGATCCGGCGCCTGCCGCCGGAGGCCGCCCTCGCCTTTTCCCCCTACGCGGCCCGCCCCGCCCCTCTGCTCGAGCGCGCCCGGGCGCGGGGCATGGAGGTGCTCAGCGCGCTGCCGCTGGAACCCGCCAACTACCCGGTGAACGATCCCGGCGACCGCGCACTGCTGACCACCCTGCCGGTGGCGGAGAACGCGGACCGGCTGGCCTGGTCCCTCTCCCGCATCGCCGGCCAGGTGGGGGCGGTCGGGGCGCTGGGGCCGATGCGGGGGGAGCGCTTTGCGGCGCTGCCGGAATCCCTGGGCGGGCTGCAGGACGTGCTGCGCGGGCGCGGCCTTCTCTACGTCGATCCACGCCCCGGTGCCCCCTCCCCCGCCCGCGCCTGGGGCCGGAGCGTGGACGTGGTGGTGGACGAGCCCGCCACGCGGGGCGAGATCGACCGCCGGCTGGCGGAGCTGGAGCGCATCGCGCGGGAGAGGGGCACGGCGCTCGGGCTTGCCGGCGACGTCTCCCCCGTGCTGGTGGACCGCGTGGCCGCCTGGGCCGCCGGGCTGGCGGAGCGGGGCGCGGTGATGGCCCCCCTCACCGCCCTGATCCGTCGCCCCGAGGATATCCCGCGGGAACCGAGATGA
- a CDS encoding RNA pyrophosphohydrolase, producing MTQPSTQLPLRPNVGACLFNREGLVFIGRRADQPAGEAASGAWQMPQGGLDGGEEPEAAVLRELSEEIGTRNARVMGRMEEWLDYDLPAHLVGKALGGRFRGQTQLWFALRFLGEDSEIRLDADRHQEFDAWRWVPLAELPAIAVPFRRPIYERLALDFARYAVPG from the coding sequence ATGACTCAACCTTCGACCCAACTCCCCTTGCGCCCCAATGTCGGCGCCTGCCTCTTCAACCGCGAAGGCTTGGTCTTCATCGGCCGCCGCGCGGACCAGCCGGCGGGAGAGGCCGCCTCGGGCGCCTGGCAGATGCCGCAGGGCGGGCTGGACGGGGGCGAGGAGCCCGAGGCCGCTGTGCTGCGCGAACTGTCCGAGGAGATCGGCACGCGCAATGCCCGGGTGATGGGTCGGATGGAGGAGTGGCTGGACTACGACCTGCCCGCCCACCTCGTCGGCAAGGCACTGGGCGGGCGGTTTCGCGGGCAGACGCAACTGTGGTTCGCCCTGCGCTTCCTCGGCGAGGACAGCGAGATCCGGCTGGATGCCGACCGGCACCAGGAATTCGACGCCTGGCGCTGGGTGCCCCTGGCGGAGCTGCCCGCCATCGCCGTGCCCTTCCGCCGGCCGATCTACGAGCGGCTGGCCCTGGACTTCGCGCGGTACGCCGTGCCCGGCTAG